A part of Melittangium boletus DSM 14713 genomic DNA contains:
- a CDS encoding response regulator — protein MTVPLTHTLDRRTKDAAEPARATERRRVLVVDDFDDAREMYAEYLEFVGFQVDVARNGVEAVEKAQGAPPDIILMDLSLPVMDGWEATRRLKQDQRTRNIPVMALSGHVLAGNAEQARQAGADEFVAKPCLPQDLEDRIRRMLKPDKSKTSP, from the coding sequence ATGACCGTACCGCTCACGCACACCCTCGATCGCAGGACGAAGGATGCCGCCGAGCCGGCGCGTGCCACCGAGCGCAGGCGCGTGCTCGTGGTCGACGACTTCGATGACGCCCGCGAGATGTACGCGGAATATCTGGAATTCGTGGGATTCCAGGTGGACGTGGCCCGCAACGGCGTCGAGGCGGTGGAGAAGGCCCAGGGCGCTCCTCCCGACATCATCCTCATGGACCTGTCCCTGCCGGTGATGGATGGCTGGGAGGCCACGCGCCGGCTCAAGCAGGATCAGCGCACGCGGAACATTCCCGTCATGGCGCTCAGCGGCCACGTGCTGGCGGGCAACGCCGAGCAGGCGCGGCAGGCGGGCGCGGACGAGTTCGTCGCCAAGCCGTGTCTCCCGCAGGACCTGGAGGATCGCATCCGCCGGATGCTCAAGCCGGACAAGTCCAAGACGAGCCCCTGA
- a CDS encoding HIT family protein — protein sequence MSDVDVNDPCLGCALVNGSVRPVGGVIARPPGLVLHGVASPSPLPGWVVLTSERHARALYELEEEEARELGAWAARVMRAQREVLGAEHAYAFAIGDVLRHFHLHLVPRYRDTPRRLWGRGAFDALPAEARPEEELEAAARALGAALSR from the coding sequence ATGAGTGACGTGGACGTGAATGACCCGTGCCTGGGCTGTGCCCTCGTGAACGGGAGTGTCCGGCCCGTGGGAGGGGTGATTGCCCGCCCACCGGGGCTGGTGCTCCATGGCGTGGCCTCCCCGAGCCCCCTGCCCGGCTGGGTGGTGCTCACGAGCGAGCGGCACGCGCGCGCCCTCTATGAGCTGGAGGAGGAGGAAGCACGGGAGCTGGGCGCCTGGGCCGCGCGGGTGATGCGCGCCCAGCGCGAGGTGCTTGGCGCCGAGCACGCCTATGCGTTCGCCATCGGTGACGTGCTGCGTCACTTCCACCTGCACCTGGTGCCACGCTACCGGGACACCCCCCGGCGGCTGTGGGGAAGGGGCGCCTTCGACGCGCTCCCCGCCGAGGCACGCCCGGAGGAGGAGTTGGAGGCCGCGGCCCGCGCCCTGGGCGCCGCCCTGTCACGCTGA
- a CDS encoding RNA polymerase sigma factor, giving the protein MSSPPDETSDAELISRVLLRDDRRAFGELVARHQSAVRGLLRRLTGGDLAWADDLAQETFLRAYRGLRGYRGGAKFSSWLYRIACNVFFSRDRGSRDVPLEPPALEAGDSEEAALPDLLLERYDLERALASLKPRERAALVLTYVNELTHEEAAVVLDCPLGTLKTHVARAKEKLRRQLEETP; this is encoded by the coding sequence ATGTCCTCTCCTCCTGACGAGACCTCGGACGCCGAGCTCATCTCCCGGGTGCTGCTGCGTGACGATCGGCGTGCCTTCGGCGAGCTGGTGGCACGACATCAGTCCGCGGTGCGCGGCCTGCTGCGCCGGCTGACGGGAGGAGACCTGGCGTGGGCGGATGATCTCGCGCAGGAAACCTTCCTGCGCGCCTACCGGGGGCTGCGTGGGTATCGCGGCGGAGCGAAGTTCTCATCCTGGCTCTACCGCATCGCCTGCAACGTGTTCTTCAGCCGCGACCGAGGCAGCCGCGATGTTCCCCTGGAGCCTCCCGCGCTGGAGGCCGGAGACTCCGAGGAAGCCGCCCTCCCGGACCTGCTCCTGGAGCGCTACGATCTGGAGCGGGCGCTCGCGTCGCTCAAGCCCCGCGAGCGGGCCGCGCTCGTGCTCACCTACGTCAACGAGTTGACCCATGAGGAAGCAGCGGTCGTTCTCGACTGTCCCCTGGGCACGCTCAAGACCCACGTCGCGCGCGCGAAGGAGAAGCTGCGCCGGCAACTCGAGGAGACCCCATGA
- a CDS encoding carboxypeptidase-like regulatory domain-containing protein: MKKHWAFVLPLLVLGCGPEDSNGDGIADGILKPDSVSVVAPATPKGTVSGQVLDTRLAPLSGAEVKLLIGSDASGQFTTQTDAAGNFMFSNVPAGSSVLVTASKGGYATLRASAQVPSSAGNIPINNGNASLGAILLAETGSSVSFTLLTPSGHPAANARAYLEATPAGALAFNTTDATATSSVIATPVVANEMGIVTFTNVPAPAELARIGGVEAAAGGYRLFVDPVDINGDGIIDAAGYDNKFDASTLLTTGSSQLVRLALPNNGTAGTFGLTATNLASLQSADKRPSRNLLRDGEPIFLAFNQPVARDSLLAILTDEAGREQIDVTVTPNATGDVYSLTPAAGRVLEGQEYNLIVRATSAYSGAVFSKKGFFVRGDVKSPRPLSLVSVTFKDNNVTGNTTGVLDAGECVILTFNQTVVPTTTLLEVTLSGGPEVLNFKTVAPAPYPAPATNPCFTGESTKFPIEPGFDATTRFYFAYGAAGTAGPPSINPTTTTANVRMEFTKFQPLDLSSYYETAWGSPVAATTILEKQMARP; this comes from the coding sequence ATGAAGAAGCATTGGGCATTCGTGTTGCCGCTCCTCGTGTTGGGTTGCGGTCCAGAGGACTCGAACGGGGATGGGATCGCCGACGGCATCCTCAAGCCGGATTCCGTGTCGGTGGTGGCTCCGGCCACGCCCAAGGGCACCGTCTCCGGCCAGGTGCTCGACACCCGCCTGGCGCCCCTCTCGGGCGCGGAAGTGAAACTGCTCATCGGCAGTGATGCGTCGGGTCAGTTCACCACCCAGACGGACGCCGCGGGCAACTTCATGTTCTCCAACGTGCCGGCGGGCTCCTCGGTCCTGGTGACCGCGAGCAAGGGCGGCTACGCCACGTTGCGCGCCAGCGCCCAGGTGCCCTCCAGCGCGGGCAACATCCCCATCAACAATGGCAACGCCAGCCTGGGCGCCATCCTGCTCGCCGAGACCGGCAGCAGTGTGAGCTTCACGCTGCTCACGCCCTCGGGCCACCCCGCGGCCAACGCCCGGGCGTACCTGGAGGCCACCCCCGCCGGCGCGCTCGCCTTCAACACCACCGATGCCACCGCCACCAGCTCGGTGATCGCCACCCCCGTCGTGGCCAATGAGATGGGCATCGTCACGTTCACCAACGTGCCCGCCCCCGCGGAGCTGGCGCGCATCGGTGGCGTGGAAGCCGCCGCGGGCGGCTACCGGCTCTTCGTGGATCCGGTGGACATCAACGGCGACGGCATCATCGACGCGGCCGGCTACGACAATAAGTTCGACGCCTCGACCCTGTTGACCACGGGCAGCTCGCAGCTCGTGCGCCTGGCCCTGCCCAACAACGGTACGGCCGGTACCTTCGGCCTGACGGCCACCAACCTCGCCAGCCTCCAGTCCGCCGACAAGCGGCCCTCGCGCAACCTGCTGCGCGACGGCGAGCCCATCTTCCTCGCCTTCAACCAGCCCGTGGCCCGCGACTCGCTCCTCGCCATCCTCACCGATGAGGCTGGCCGGGAGCAGATCGACGTCACGGTGACGCCCAACGCCACCGGGGATGTGTACTCGCTCACGCCCGCGGCCGGCCGCGTTCTCGAGGGCCAGGAGTACAACCTCATCGTGCGTGCCACCTCGGCCTACTCGGGCGCGGTGTTCTCCAAGAAGGGCTTCTTCGTGCGCGGCGACGTGAAGAGCCCGCGCCCGCTGTCGCTCGTGTCCGTCACGTTCAAGGACAACAACGTCACGGGCAACACCACGGGCGTGCTGGACGCGGGCGAGTGCGTCATCCTCACCTTCAACCAGACGGTGGTGCCCACCACCACCCTCCTCGAGGTCACGCTCTCGGGAGGCCCGGAGGTGCTGAACTTCAAGACCGTGGCGCCGGCCCCGTACCCCGCGCCCGCGACCAATCCCTGCTTCACCGGGGAGAGCACGAAGTTCCCCATCGAGCCGGGTTTCGACGCCACCACCCGATTCTACTTCGCCTACGGTGCGGCCGGGACGGCGGGTCCCCCGTCCATCAACCCGACCACCACCACGGCCAATGTCCGCATGGAGTTCACCAAGTTCCAGCCGCTGGATCTGTCCAGCTACTACGAGACGGCGTGGGGGTCCCCGGTGGCCGCCACGACGATCCTCGAGAAGCAGATGGCCCGGCCGTAG
- a CDS encoding DUF6249 domain-containing protein: protein MKKQLLTVCILAALAVGGRAESAPPPEVPEPPPAPSVAQSQQLESEVRRIDPEGRLTREQLFQLLQQREERQAGSPFDPTPVLICVSLFGCMATAFLAWLYASYRRMRMIHETVRMMVEKGVELPPGLLAPPPRKPSDLRRGIILSAAGLGLTVFLAALPDTEGAWGAGLTLFLIGLGHLLVWRLQGGRGPLSSALRPEPQP, encoded by the coding sequence ATGAAGAAACAGCTACTCACCGTGTGCATCCTGGCCGCCCTGGCCGTGGGAGGGCGGGCCGAGTCCGCCCCTCCTCCCGAGGTCCCCGAGCCTCCTCCCGCCCCCTCAGTGGCTCAGAGCCAGCAGTTGGAGTCGGAGGTGCGGCGGATCGACCCGGAAGGGAGGCTCACACGGGAGCAACTCTTCCAGTTGCTCCAGCAGCGCGAGGAGCGGCAAGCCGGAAGTCCGTTCGATCCCACCCCTGTCCTCATCTGCGTCTCCCTCTTCGGCTGTATGGCGACGGCCTTCCTGGCCTGGCTGTACGCCAGCTACCGCAGGATGCGCATGATCCACGAGACGGTGCGCATGATGGTGGAGAAGGGAGTGGAACTCCCCCCGGGGCTGCTCGCTCCGCCCCCGCGCAAGCCCTCGGATCTGCGGAGGGGGATCATCCTGTCCGCCGCGGGACTGGGGCTGACGGTCTTCCTGGCGGCCCTCCCCGACACAGAGGGGGCCTGGGGCGCTGGGCTGACGCTCTTCCTCATCGGGTTGGGACACCTGCTCGTCTGGCGCTTGCAGGGCGGAAGAGGCCCCCTGTCGTCCGCGCTCCGGCCAGAGCCCCAGCCGTAG
- a CDS encoding bifunctional serine/threonine-protein kinase/formylglycine-generating enzyme family protein, whose product MDLLPSPRVDADGWTPPEAFDEYRLVRPLGRGAMGHVYLAHDTLLDRPVAVKFVRALGPGALSRFLVEARAAARLQHPNVVTLYRVGQWENHPYLISEFVRGTSLDRLPRPLPWERVRAIGRDLARGLGAAHRRGVLHRDIKPGNALLTETGEVKLLDFGLAKLLDEGAPPREEPPAQGGEDPERVAGPLDGVTLPSLPEGMRVGTPYFMSPEAWAGDALTARSDVYSLGLLLYELCAGQGPFRHVPPRELCLAVCSRDARPLAEAVPGVDPDFAAVVDKCLRLVPEERFASAVSLLDAFGHLTRDERADALPEGNPYRGLQPFEAEHRALFFGRQREQREVLERLRSEPFLLITGDSGVGKSSLCLAGVLPRMADGALEDGRRWRGVRLIPGRRPVIALAAAIAPALGMDEDGLANLLRADPTGLARQLRARLRADEGLLLYVDQLEELVTLAGDAQAAQVGIALGEIAAGVSGVRLLSTSRSDFLTRLTAVPGLGAAVPGALYLLRALGPEESHEAVVGPARAKGVRFESEALVDTLVASISATEGGLPLLQFALAELWEARDEARGVITQAALDGLGGVAGALARHADAAVARLLPDQRAVARGVLLRLITPEGTRARRTDGELVGEDPRQRAVLEALVRARLLVAHEVDGGTCYEVAHEVLLDGWGTLAHWLAEAAERREVQARLQAASAHWEQVGGERELLWGSRQLAEARLLEPAELTLRERAFLEASRRTLVRSRRLRHALAVGFVLSLVLVYGGLRLHEEAGRDAVVRDWLAEAALSMRAARNERNVFVRAREEAFHHYDAGRMASGDAAWARAVTAEVSLHRLLGEVGDHLEHALVLDPLRLEVREALADFLLERAFHAEQALETGELPALLHRLRLYDTGGERWRRWTRPARVTLTVPGALERVELRPVSRDGAGREVLGAPVPVAGGPWVDREVSPGDWRLTVFTSGHEPVRLPLRLRRGEHRRLGLTPMRAGSLPQGWVYVPVGRVLFGSAADASVRSFFNALPLHERRTGPFLIARHETTYAEWMDYLADLPRRERERRLPRTSTPYHGMLQLEREGSTWRLRFQPGGEPYTVRAGERLTYARRERRGSQDWLRFPVTGISFEDAEAYTAWLDRTGRVPGARLCTELEWERAARGEDGREYPHGDALGPDDANVDLTYGKEPGGFGPDEVGSHPASRSPFGVEDMAGNAWEWTRSAVEPGRVVARGGAYYFASASARVANRELPERTLRDITVGLRVCADVPR is encoded by the coding sequence GTGGACCTCCTGCCATCGCCGCGCGTGGATGCCGACGGGTGGACTCCCCCCGAGGCCTTCGACGAATACCGCCTGGTGCGCCCCCTGGGCCGTGGGGCCATGGGCCACGTGTATCTGGCCCATGACACCCTGCTCGACCGGCCCGTGGCGGTGAAGTTCGTGCGCGCGCTCGGCCCCGGCGCGCTCAGCCGCTTCCTCGTGGAGGCCCGCGCCGCCGCCCGCCTGCAGCACCCCAATGTCGTCACCCTCTACCGGGTAGGGCAATGGGAGAACCACCCCTACCTCATCTCGGAATTCGTCCGGGGCACGTCCTTGGATCGCCTGCCCCGGCCGCTGCCCTGGGAGCGCGTGCGGGCGATCGGGAGGGATCTGGCGCGGGGGCTGGGCGCGGCGCACCGGCGGGGCGTGCTGCACCGCGACATCAAACCGGGAAATGCCCTGCTCACGGAAACGGGGGAGGTGAAGCTCTTGGACTTCGGGCTGGCCAAGCTCCTGGACGAGGGCGCGCCGCCCCGGGAAGAGCCTCCCGCGCAGGGGGGCGAGGACCCGGAGCGGGTGGCGGGCCCGCTCGATGGGGTGACCCTGCCGTCCCTGCCCGAGGGGATGCGGGTGGGCACGCCCTACTTCATGTCCCCGGAAGCCTGGGCGGGTGATGCGCTCACGGCCCGCAGTGACGTGTACTCCCTGGGGCTGCTGCTCTACGAGCTGTGCGCGGGGCAGGGGCCCTTCCGGCATGTGCCTCCCCGGGAGTTGTGCCTGGCGGTGTGCTCGCGTGACGCGCGCCCCCTGGCCGAGGCCGTACCGGGAGTGGATCCCGACTTCGCGGCGGTGGTGGACAAGTGCCTGCGCCTGGTGCCCGAGGAGCGCTTCGCCTCGGCGGTGTCGCTCCTGGACGCGTTCGGCCACCTGACGCGGGACGAGCGGGCGGACGCCCTGCCCGAGGGCAATCCCTACCGGGGCCTGCAACCCTTCGAGGCCGAGCACCGCGCGCTCTTCTTTGGCCGGCAGCGCGAGCAGCGCGAGGTGCTGGAGCGGCTGCGCTCCGAGCCCTTCCTGCTCATCACCGGAGACTCGGGCGTGGGCAAGTCGTCCCTATGTCTGGCCGGTGTGCTGCCCCGCATGGCCGACGGCGCGTTGGAGGACGGGCGGCGCTGGCGCGGCGTGCGGCTCATTCCCGGCCGACGTCCCGTCATCGCGCTCGCCGCCGCCATCGCCCCCGCGCTGGGCATGGACGAGGACGGGCTCGCCAACCTGCTGCGCGCGGACCCCACGGGCCTCGCGCGCCAGTTGAGGGCCCGGCTGCGCGCGGACGAGGGCTTGCTCCTCTATGTGGACCAGCTGGAGGAACTGGTGACGCTCGCGGGGGACGCCCAGGCCGCCCAGGTGGGGATCGCGCTCGGGGAGATCGCCGCGGGTGTGTCCGGTGTGCGCTTGCTGTCCACGAGCCGCAGCGACTTCCTCACCCGGCTCACCGCAGTGCCAGGCCTGGGCGCGGCCGTGCCCGGGGCGCTCTATCTGCTGCGCGCGTTGGGGCCCGAGGAGAGCCACGAGGCGGTGGTGGGCCCGGCGCGGGCCAAGGGCGTGCGCTTCGAGTCCGAGGCCCTGGTGGACACGCTCGTGGCCTCCATCTCCGCGACGGAAGGAGGGCTGCCGCTGCTGCAATTCGCGCTCGCGGAGCTGTGGGAGGCGCGCGACGAGGCGCGGGGCGTCATCACCCAGGCGGCGTTGGACGGACTGGGAGGGGTGGCGGGCGCGCTGGCCCGGCACGCGGACGCGGCCGTGGCGCGCCTGTTGCCGGATCAACGGGCGGTGGCGCGTGGTGTGCTCCTGCGCCTCATCACGCCCGAGGGCACCCGGGCCCGCAGGACGGATGGCGAGCTGGTGGGGGAGGATCCCCGTCAACGCGCGGTGCTGGAGGCCCTGGTGCGCGCGCGCCTGCTCGTGGCGCACGAGGTGGATGGCGGCACCTGCTACGAGGTGGCCCACGAGGTGCTGCTCGACGGGTGGGGCACGCTCGCGCACTGGCTCGCCGAGGCCGCCGAGCGCCGCGAGGTCCAGGCGCGGTTGCAGGCGGCCTCCGCCCATTGGGAGCAGGTGGGAGGCGAGCGGGAATTGCTCTGGGGCTCACGGCAGCTCGCCGAGGCGCGCCTGCTCGAGCCCGCGGAGCTCACCCTCCGCGAGCGGGCCTTCCTGGAGGCCTCGCGCCGCACCCTGGTCCGCAGCCGGCGTCTGCGGCACGCGCTCGCCGTGGGCTTCGTGTTGTCGCTCGTGCTCGTGTACGGGGGCCTGCGGCTGCACGAGGAGGCGGGGCGGGACGCGGTGGTCCGCGACTGGCTCGCCGAGGCCGCCCTGTCCATGCGGGCCGCCCGGAACGAGCGGAATGTCTTCGTGCGAGCGCGCGAGGAGGCCTTCCACCACTACGACGCGGGGCGCATGGCGAGCGGAGACGCGGCATGGGCACGCGCTGTCACGGCCGAGGTCTCGCTCCACCGGCTCCTGGGCGAGGTGGGCGATCACCTGGAGCATGCCCTGGTGTTGGACCCCCTGCGCTTGGAGGTTCGCGAGGCCCTCGCCGACTTCCTCCTCGAGCGCGCCTTCCATGCCGAGCAGGCCTTGGAGACGGGGGAGTTGCCCGCGCTGCTGCACCGGTTGCGGCTGTACGACACGGGCGGCGAGCGCTGGCGGCGATGGACTCGGCCCGCGCGCGTCACACTCACCGTTCCCGGAGCGCTGGAGCGGGTGGAACTGCGGCCCGTGTCGCGCGACGGGGCGGGCCGCGAGGTGTTGGGGGCGCCCGTGCCCGTGGCGGGAGGGCCCTGGGTGGACAGGGAGGTGTCGCCGGGGGATTGGCGGCTCACGGTCTTCACCTCGGGCCACGAGCCCGTGCGCCTTCCCCTGCGCCTGCGGAGGGGCGAGCACCGGCGGCTGGGGCTCACGCCGATGCGCGCGGGCTCGCTTCCCCAGGGATGGGTATATGTCCCGGTGGGGCGGGTGCTCTTTGGCAGCGCGGCGGACGCGAGCGTGCGGAGCTTCTTCAACGCGCTCCCGCTGCACGAGCGGCGGACGGGCCCTTTCCTCATCGCCCGCCACGAGACGACCTACGCGGAGTGGATGGACTATCTCGCCGACCTGCCCAGACGCGAGCGCGAGCGGCGCCTGCCGCGCACGAGCACGCCCTACCACGGCATGCTCCAGCTGGAGCGCGAGGGGAGCACCTGGCGCCTGCGCTTCCAACCCGGCGGCGAGCCCTACACGGTGCGCGCTGGCGAGCGGCTGACGTATGCCCGGCGCGAGCGGCGCGGCTCCCAGGACTGGCTGCGCTTTCCCGTCACCGGCATCTCCTTCGAGGATGCGGAGGCGTACACGGCGTGGTTGGACCGGACGGGGCGGGTGCCCGGAGCGCGGTTGTGCACGGAGCTGGAGTGGGAGCGCGCCGCGCGAGGCGAGGATGGGCGCGAGTACCCCCATGGAGACGCGCTCGGTCCGGACGACGCCAACGTGGACCTGACGTATGGCAAGGAGCCCGGGGGCTTCGGTCCGGACGAGGTGGGCAGCCACCCGGCGTCGCGCAGTCCATTTGGCGTGGAGGACATGGCGGGCAACGCGTGGGAGTGGACGCGCTCGGCGGTGGAGCCCGGGAGGGTGGTGGCGCGCGGGGGGGCGTACTACTTCGCCTCCGCCTCGGCGCGCGTGGCCAACCGCGAGCTGCCCGAGCGCACCCTGCGCGACATCACCGTGGGCCTGCGCGTGTGCGCCGACGTGCCCCGGTGA
- a CDS encoding SMP-30/gluconolactonase/LRE family protein, with amino-acid sequence MSTTSPVRCVLKAQSLNGENPVWDADSGRLFWLCLREPALHAFDPRTGQDTSWKMPASLGSYALTRTGAVVALRTGLFDFTFDDGSLRFLAPPPFDPRRFVFNDGALDRQGRFWIGPMYEPLEPGDASPAPREAPFWRYDGEGKWHAGTRPVQIANALAWSPDGRTLYFGDTPRKTIWAADYDPHLGLPLNERVFARVEEGSGPDGASVDSEGFLWCAIHGAGKVVRFDPTGRVEREVRMPVRNPTKPAFGGEDLKTIYVTSANHTLSEAERRQRPEEGNLFAFEAPVAGLPGIRFVPPSGK; translated from the coding sequence ATGAGCACGACGAGTCCGGTGCGATGTGTCCTGAAGGCCCAGTCCCTCAATGGTGAGAATCCCGTCTGGGACGCGGACTCCGGACGGCTGTTCTGGCTGTGCCTGCGCGAGCCCGCGCTGCATGCCTTCGATCCGAGGACGGGCCAGGACACCTCCTGGAAGATGCCCGCGTCTCTCGGCTCCTATGCCCTGACGCGGACCGGGGCCGTGGTGGCGCTGCGCACCGGGCTGTTCGACTTCACCTTCGACGATGGCTCCCTGCGCTTCCTCGCGCCGCCCCCGTTCGATCCCCGCCGCTTCGTCTTCAACGATGGCGCATTGGACCGGCAGGGCCGCTTCTGGATCGGCCCCATGTACGAGCCCCTGGAGCCCGGAGACGCGAGCCCGGCTCCGCGCGAGGCCCCCTTCTGGCGCTACGACGGCGAGGGGAAGTGGCACGCGGGAACGAGGCCCGTCCAGATCGCCAATGCGCTGGCATGGAGCCCGGATGGCCGCACCCTGTACTTCGGCGACACGCCCCGCAAGACCATCTGGGCCGCCGACTATGACCCGCACCTGGGCCTGCCCCTCAACGAGCGCGTCTTCGCCCGCGTCGAGGAGGGCTCGGGCCCGGACGGAGCCAGCGTGGACTCGGAAGGCTTCCTGTGGTGCGCCATCCACGGCGCCGGCAAGGTCGTCCGCTTCGACCCCACGGGTCGCGTGGAGCGCGAGGTGCGCATGCCGGTGCGGAACCCCACCAAGCCCGCGTTCGGCGGCGAGGATCTGAAAACCATCTATGTCACCTCGGCCAACCACACGCTGAGCGAGGCGGAGAGGCGGCAGCGGCCCGAGGAGGGCAACCTGTTCGCCTTCGAGGCCCCCGTGGCGGGCCTGCCGGGCATTCGCTTCGTCCCACCGTCCGGGAAGTGA